Within Topomyia yanbarensis strain Yona2022 chromosome 2, ASM3024719v1, whole genome shotgun sequence, the genomic segment ttttagAGAATTTGTGGTATcatcttggttcttaacaacgaacgGAGACTTATGTCGTTTTCAGttgagaacctagaaactaacccaggttagctgcttcaaacaaacgtttttaatgaaactgagttgggttctcgcaaaaAAACGGTGGTGTGAGcaaacccgaaatatatttcaaatatatatccagctttttacggcggtataaattgttcagttcgtaatacgtttaatggccCTTTTTTGGCGATaatacccagtcaaaaagggcaagttgctggctagcggggggctatttgccaactcggatgcgctaattgccctacaatttgccagcaaatagctggcaattagggggctattttaaatgcaacatttgggcgatttgccgccgtcattttttgccgctctatCCGCCCTTAAACCGCCTCCAAATCGCCCAGGAACGCGCCATTtcatcgcccttaattgcccgacatgaaaattaaaaaaaatgatcattttcggattcattatctactcacataaatttatcagtacactaagtaatcaccaccaaactataggaagaatcgatggtgcacaacaaaacttaccacaatctgactttcatttagactttaggtcagagatcttgttccactatacttacacacgattccacaatttcccacattcgttggctaaataaaGTGCACCAGACAAACAAAATTCAAGCGAGAatacgccaattgtttaaaaaacgattttaagcttaagccaaacatgaaccgccatgtttgaaaaacgcaaaaaacaaccaagtccatttcagccgccagaaaattggtctaagtgttgaaattgcctttaaatcgcattcgccaattgcatttgttcctaggggcaattagcacaggcgagatgagtcaaacgtcaaactgtttaaatcgcctgaccatgttcgcccagtcaaaaaagggcaatttgctggctaacggggggctatttgccaactcggatgcgctaattgcccctcAATTTACctgcaaattgctggcaattagggggctatttcaaatgcaacatttgggcgatttgccgccgtcatttttttgccgcccaacccgcccttaaatcgcccagggaacgcgccatttaatcgcccttaattgcctaatatgaaaattaaaaataatacttattttcggattcattatctactcacatactCACTTATAAGAAGAATCAagggtgaaattggtattgcacaccaaaacttatcacaatcggACGTTCAtttagactttaggtcagagatcttgttctactatacatacacacgattccacaatttcccacattcgttggctaaatgaagtgcactagacaaacaaaatacaattgaaaacacaccaattgttcaaaaaacaatttttaacctTAAACCAAAAATGAACCGCCATATttaaaaaacgcgaaaaacaatcAAGTCCATTTcggccgccagaaaatttgtctaagtattgaaattgcctttaaatcgcattcgcaaattgcatttgttccgagcGGCAATTAGCACAAGCTAGTTGAGTCAaatgtcaaactttttaaatcgcctgaccatgttcgtccgcattttttttacaGGGCCGCATTGGGcggttgacgtaaacgattattgtcaaaaaagggccattaaacgtattacgaactgagcAATTTTGACCGCCATTATGACACGTAAAAAGCTGGGTAGGTTTGAAACTGGCTTAaaaaacggtttgacagcagtttggtccgaaactgagttagtttctgcctcaaACGAAAATGACATTCGACCAATTTATTCCAAAATAGTTACAACATCCTAATATGAAATACTAGCTAAtatccatcgcgcgttgctgtgactttcaacgaaataggaagaaaacacatttttttccgaagcgccatctggcgggaagataatttagggtgaccatacgtcctggtttcccaggacacgTCCTGATTTTTcaatgactgtcctggtgtcctgggaagtcgaggaaaatgcttgatttgtcctggtttttgccctgtaagcctaaaatatttttctttattgagTCTTCGATTTATTTCCTCAAGTTCAGATCGCGTCTTTTTTAATCTCACAACTTTTTTCTCTTACGTagaaattgaaaaagaaaagatcaaGCCGTTCGTATATACATAGCATATTAATGACCTGTAGTCCGTTTACAAGGAAACTTGACAGTCGAACCAATCGAatcggctgcggagtgaaatgagtttgccaaatgaaacaaaagtgcccgtgctacgggataacacgatttcgatcaactttaataaaactcgtgttagatccacagttcaggaagtggagcaattagttaatgtcaaaatggagcttaatctcgctgatgTTACGTACATTCATCTACATCAcattaaaaactgtgttttgatcacatttagaagtttagcacaggcagaaaactttattgaaaagaacaacatgcaacacgaggtcgagtttaataacaccagaatcccggtgcatatggaaacgcacagagaacagacgtccatatTTGACTTTTTGCtagaatctttaaaaaaaatctggcataatggtatCCCCGCTGGGTTGTAACGTAGAATTTGAAAAGAGGGAAGGTTAGAACCAAACACGTGTATTATATCTGTATGGAAGgttgaaactgaaagtttattaATATTTATCTTGGTTACACGTTTCAATTCAAGCAGCACATTTTTCTCATATAGTTACCCAATACACTGTGATAAGTTTATGCGTAACTCTAACATCCCTCCTTAAACATATCACTCTTGTACTCCTAATTTCAAACGGTGTTTCtcaaataatgaaaatgttagCCCTTTTGTAAGCACATCAGCCGTCTGATCTGCAGTCGGTACGTAACGCAACTTTACTTTGCCTTCTTGCACACATTGCTTGATAAAGGACAGCTTGACCTCCGTATGTTTAAGCTTTTTCGAGAGTCCGACAAACTCAGCGATGGCTATcgtgacggaacggtgacgctccgttgacgttgacggaagctgatgtattgTCTGAATCGTCCGTTAATGCATCTCGGTCCGCGCGCACCTCATCCGCTACCCGAACATAAAGCAATATCGAAATTGATCGTAGAGACGTTGAATTTAcaacagttttatttgttagcaACAACTTTTCTTGTAACACATTGTGGTATCAGCATTCGAATATGTATATTTGTTTCAGTGTACCGATGAATTGTACTAAAGTCTTTGACATTATCTATAAAGTGTCTATTAGATATTTAGTGTGTTAACTGACACACACACCATGATAAAGCTAAGCATTATAAGAATACTGCTGAATATACGAGCAGGCCTCTTTTGGATTATAACCTTTCAACTGATAGCTAGTTTtcttttaaggttcaagttaccttttttaagcatgtgttagaattgaacgcttggtagtgtgcgtaggaaaatttgtgttcagctttcccaccggattatccatttaaacctttttaaaactctaaaagaagaatatcagtcgatttattagatcatcacgattcaattcatgcaaaatacctgctggaaaaaccatcggcttagctaaatggtgcttttgaaaaagtggctgtggttttttcattgcgcagttgtgttgcgtaccccagctcggtgtggtagtgtgataaaaaatcacagccactttttcaaaagcaccatccagctaagccgatggtttttccagcaggtattttgcatgaattgaatcgtgatgacctaataaatcgactgatattctacttttagagttttgaaaaggtttaaatggataatctggtggcaaagctgaacacaatttttcttacgcatactaccaagccttgaggtaacttgagccttaagctCTACCGAAAGCAACCCCTATTAGTAGTGACTAGTTTCTCAACCATATTTGCATGCTAATCCGCCAGTGTACGACAGACTTTATAAGTGGCGACGAGAAAAAAAAGTACCTTTTAGTGCGCGTGTGAATTTTTCTTACGGATTGTGAACAGTGGTTTACTAGGCAAACGACGAAAAACAGCACTGCAACCATCCGTACAAGGCGGCAATTTCGTCAGCGTTCACAGCAGGACAAGTTTACAGCCAGGAAGTAAGAGAGTGTAATACATCCGGATAATTGTTCGGATTGAGGATAAACCGTTTGGAAATACAATTCAGTTTACTGGTGGTTTGGTTGCCGGTTCGCTCTTGGAAAGCTGTGTCGTCGGTTTGATATACCGGTGATTGCGTCCGTCATCGTTGAAATTTAACAGCATAAGTGTGAAGCGACATCGTTCGGTAAgcggaaacatttttttattgtttcttcATTATTTGTTCATTGTTTACGACCATTTTTATAACAGTAATGGCTCAAATGGCAGCCACGATTGAACCGTACCGCAAAGGAGCATCCTTTTCGGATTGGGTGGAGCGCCTTGATTATTTTTTCGCAGTGGGCAACGTGGctgaagaagcaaaaaaatcacACTTTATAACCCTTAGTGGGCCATCGGTTTTTTTCCGAATTGGAATTACTGTTTCCAAATAGCGATTTAGCGAATGTTGCTTACGAAACAATGATAGAAAAGCTTAAAGCACGTTTCGACAAGGTCGAATCCGACATAATACAACGTTTCAAATTCAATAATCGTAAGCAACATCCGGACGAATCGGCTGAGGATTTTGTCCTTGCAATCAAACTACAAGCAGAATTctgcaattttaaaatttttaaaggtGAAGCGATTCGTGAGCGCATTGTTGCTGGTTTGAGAGATCAGACTCTCCAGCAACGATTGCTAAATGAGCAAAATTTGACGCTTGAATCGGCTGAAAAACTAATAGCTACGTGGGAGATGGCAGGGGCAAATGCTAAATCGTTGGGAATCGGTACCAATTCTGATCAAATTGCTTTTATGAATCATGATATTAGAAGACCTCGTGGCCTTGCTTTAGAAAAGTTAGCAGCAACCTTTGCTAAGGCTAGGGCAAATACAAATGAATCTCGACAAGCAGGTTTTAGGTACTCAGTAAAAAATCGTTTGGGATTCAAACCATACAATAGAGAGAAGGATGgcagatttaaaaattttacagattttcgtCCAGCTGAGTGGAGGGATGAACAGGATGTACGCCGTGTCGAGAGCCGTGTCTGCGATTTTTGTGGAATAAAAGGGCATTTGAAGCGAAAATGCTTCAAATTAAAAAACCTTCGTAGGAATGCGGTCCAGTTTGTGGACTCGGGAGCAGGACCAAGCAGTTTAAGCGATTTATTCAACCGTTTGGAGACAAATGCTTCGGACGACGAGGACGATAAGAATGATTCAGGTGAATTTCAATGTATGCTTGTGTCGTCTATTAATCATATAAGTAATCCTTGTTTGATCGATGTTGAAGTCGAAGGTAAATCTCTCAAAATGGAGATAGATTGCGGATCTTCTGTCTCGGTAATcggaaaaaaacaatatttattaaattttagcaaaaCCTTGACGAAATCTACAAAGCAATTATTTGTTGTAAATGGTACAAAACTTACAATAGAGGGTGAAACTAACGTTTTGGTTAAATGTAGAGGAAAAGAAGCAAAATTGAAGTTattgccctctaagaacggttggtttcaaaatcgtccaatgaaggacgttcgttggaccaatttggacatcgtccaaataaccgttcaacgaacgtccatcgttggacccgtgttgaacgattttgaaacaattttttggacttctcagtgggTGGTGCTAAATTGTAGCAATGATTTTATTCCTTTATTGGGACGACCATGGTTAGATGTATTTTTTCCCAGCTGGAGAGAGATTTTTTCGGACAAATTGTCCGTTAATAATGTGTTGTCGGACAAGGATCAAAGTATTTCGGTTGTAAAAGACATCAAACAAAAGTTTGCAAATGTTTTTATTAAAGATTTTTCTACTCCCATAGGCGGCTTCGAAGCTGATTTGGTTTTGAAAAACGATTTGCCTATTTTTAAAAAGGCTTATGACGTTCCCTACAGGTTAAGGGAGaaagttttaatttatttgGATAAATTAGAAAAAGAAAAAGTTATTACTCCATTAAAGACTAGCGAGTGGGCATCTCCAGTAATCGTTGTcataaagaaaaataatgaaataaggCTTGTTATTGACTGCAAGGTGTCAATAAACAAATGCATTATTCCAAATACTTACCCTTTGCCAGTAGCACAAGATTTGTTCGCTGGTTTAGCCGGTTGCAAAGTGTTTTGTGCATTGGATTTGGAGGGGGCATATACACAACTATCTCTGTCTGAAAGGTCCCGAAAATTCATGGTAATTAATACAATAAAAGGGCTATTTACATATAACAGATTGCCACAGGGAGCTTCTTCTAGCGCATCCATTTTTCAACAAGAAATGGATCAAGTATTAGAGGGAATTGAAAATGTATTTTGCTACCTAGATGATGTTTTGATTGCAGGTGCTAATATGGCAGACTGTATAAAGAAATTGTATTTGGTTTTAGAAAGATTAGCTAAAGCAAATATAAAAGTAAATCTAAATAAATGCAAGTTTTTTGTGACAGAATTAGATTACCTTGGACATATTATTGGCGAAAAGGGTCTTTCGCCTTGCCCGGATAAAGTTTTGACGATTCAGAATGCTAAAATACCAAAGAATGTGACAGAGCTAAAATCGTTTTTGggtttaattaattattataaCAAATTTATTCCCCATTTGTCCTCAAAATTATATCACTTATATAATCTTTTGAGAGAAAAGGTAAAATTTGATTGGGATGATAACTGTAGTAGAGCCTTTGAGGATAGTAAAAAATCCTTATTGGCTGCAAATTTCCTGGAGTTCTATGACCCAAAAAAGCCCCTAGTAGTTGTATCTGATGCGTCAGGATATGGCTTGGGTGGAGTAATTGCTCATATTATAGAAGGCGTAGAGAAACCTATATGTTTCACATCATTCTCGTTAAACAATGCTCAGAAATCTTACCCTATTCTCCATCTAGAAGCTTTAGCTTTGGTATGCAccataaaaaaatttcacaaataccTGTATGGACAAAAATTCATAGTATTTACAGATCATAAACCATTGGTAGGAATTTTTGGTAAGGAaggaaaaaattcgatttttgtgACAAGGCTACAACGCTATATTTTGGAATTATCGATTTATGAATTCGATATACAGTACAGAACTTCTGCTAAAATGGGTAATGCTGATTTCTGTTCGCGTTTTCCATTAGACCAGAAGGTGCCTATAGAGCTTGACAATGAGCTGATTAGAAGTTTTAATTTCAGTAAAGATTTCCAGATTGACTGTGCTAAAGTGGCCAGAGAGACAAAAAACGATAAGTTTCTGCAGGATATTCTTGTATTCATGCAAAAGGGTTGGCCAGAAAAAATTGACAAACGCTTTGTCGACGTTTTCTCAAATCAACAAGATTTAGAAATTGTGGACGAGTGTTTGTTATACCAGAACAGGGTCGTAATACCGCAGCAATTGCAAAGCGGGATTTTAAGACTTTTACACGCCAACCACTTTGGCATGGTAAAAATGAAACAACTGGCCAGGCGGTCAGTCTACTGGTTTGGAATTAATAAAGACATTGAGAATTTTGTGAGGCTTGTAATGGAATGGCAGTTGAACCTgaacaaaaaattgtatctAAATGGATTCCGACTACAAGACCATTTAGTAGAATacacattgatttttttcacttcTCACATCACACATTTTTGTTGATTGTGGACAGTTATTCTAAATGGATCGAAGTGGAGTGGATGAAAAGAGGCACAGATTGTAATAAAGTTTTAAAGAAACTTGTTGCATTTTTTGCACGATTTGGGTTGCCAGATGTTTTGGTATCTGACGGAGGTCCACCATTCAATTCCTTTTCATTCACAGATTTTCTTGAAAGACAGGGTATTAAGGTTCTTAAAAGCCCACCATACAACCCTGCTAGTAATGGTCAGGCGGAAAGATTGGTGAGGACGGTAAAAGATGTATTAAAAACATTTCTTTTAGATCAAGATATGAAGGAATTGGACTTGGAGGAccaaatcaatttatttttaattaattataggAATTATTGTTCGACAAAAGATGGAAATTTTCCGTCTGAAAGAATATTCTCTTATACTCCTAAGACAATCATAGATTTATTAAATCCAAAGAAAAGTTATAAGCAATTTTTATCACAAAATCCTCAAAATCTATATGACGAGAATGAAAAACCAAATATATATCTTCCGAGAGAGTCTTCGATTGACCTCTTGGAAGAACTTATTGAGGGAGACGAATTGTGGTACGAAAACCATAATCCTCGTAATCAGGCTAAGTGGATAAAAGCAAGTTATATTAAAAGGTATTCTCATAATACATTCCAGATTCTTGTTGGAAGCGTCGTGGTGCTGGCCCATCGAACGCAACTGCGAGTGGTCAAGAGGGACGTTAAACCGATACGACCGAAtgtggtaattaccgcaacGGCGCGAGATACAACGATGATACCAGCACAAAACGACATCGAATCCGAATTCAGGGGTTTCTCTGAAGAGGAAATAAGAAGAGGAGTCAAAAGAGGAATTCAAGAGGTGAATTCACCACATGTTCAACTTCGACGATCGAAACGAGCTAAAACAAAAAGGATGGACAGAAACTTCATCTATTCTGAGCAGCAGcatgagaagaaaaaaaaattattgcataagtgaaaaatatttaatcttAAGCCTAAAACTTTAATGCATTAAGAAGAAAATAAGCATGAACTTTTAAGAAGTTGATTTTTGTCGATTTCGAATCATTcgtaaaattgataattttgttCAACTATCAAATTTGATTACATTACTTGCTTTAAGGAGGAAGAGCTGTGGTATCAGCATTCGAATATGTATATTTGTTTCAGTGTACCGATGAATTGTACTAAAGTCTTTGGCATTATCTATAAAGTGTCTATTAGATATTTAGTGTGTTAACTGACACACACACCATGATAAAGCTAAGCATTATAAGAATACTGCTGAATATACGAGCAGGCCTCTTTTGGATTACAACCTTTCAACTGATAGCTAGTTTTCTTTTAAGCTCTACCGAAAGCAACCCCTATTAGTAGTGACTAGTTTCTCAACCATATTTGCATGCTAATCCGCCAGTGTACGACAGACTTTATACACATAACATAACattgtaacgaatttaattcgctagttggaccgactgacaaatggcaaaaactctccaaagaagacattagtagCAGAGATTCCAGATTTGAAGATTtatcttcattttgaagacatttgaaatgttgtgaagacgtgtttttcattttgaagacaaatttattCGGATGTCTGACTGATTTCTGTCAGAGttctggctcaaaatcaataaccgattcagaatcctgtCCGATCAagccaaatgattttttttttttataaaatgtgaAGACATCTTTGAAAAAGATACATAGTATCCCTgattagtagtgtaaaagattgttagatagattgtcaaagtcaatttgacatgagattttgacgttcagatgctttttagttggacaatggtccaactagcggaggtccaactaaaaagctgtCCAGTTAAGAAGTGTCCAagcagcgaatcacgactgtagttaTGATGCAGTCCTTCATGCCCCCAGCAACGGAAAAAACATgtaaatcgatgtttttgatttcagaatgcatgcactcaaaaaaagtaaacgttatgcctattgattttacacatagatttttgcaattaacggaggcatatagacactatttgctggcacataaacctaatgtgtgtatttacaagaaatattaatcttacattcacatttcataactattaggcacataaagcCCCATTCTATaccaatatgcacatataacttatgtgtgtgcatacatagtttatacagttgacacatagaaggtatgtgtgcgcgtgataacaatagcatttcttcttcatatgaattttaagcggtttgaagcaaatataattaacgtttggatttttttcagtgtgggaaaagttcaattttttcattgtcACATCCCTTAACGGCCCCTTctttttccatgtaaaaatcGGGTTTGCAATGAAATTGAATGTAGAAACaataaatgtgattatatttccaTTGTAAATTTTCCAGAATGGCATTGTTTTTCGTTGTAATGTAACAATTAAAAATGCTGTAATACTGTTATGCATTTCTATTTGGGTACTTTGTTGCGTTCACGTTGACTGTGGGTTTAGATCCAGTAGCTTTTCTACGGTTCATGTACGCGAGTACGTACACGTCAcgtgacacaaatactacatgactgttggaaaataataaacatagacgacaaaagcaaatgggattgttttcaaccaagaaaTTGCATTAAAGTTCGTGAGACCGAGCGACAAGAACTCAACcctaacaaaaataaattatacacgaactttaacccatatagtgcaacgactccacatattgtttggatgataccctgaacaggtcgttaggctcttaaaTCATATGATGTTTATTAGGGAAGTGATCTCTCTGAATCTTCCACGCTCATACATCGCGTATCTCTCGATATAAATCGTCTTCGTGAAGCTTTCAAAAAAGCTTTTCAACGTTGCACCAAATTAGCCCGCCGCCATCGCTTTGCAGCCgctcagagatgccaggtacttttttcaaatgtctgcaataataattttaaaggtctgggaagaacaaaaatgtcaggaaagctaa encodes:
- the LOC131685404 gene encoding uncharacterized protein LOC131685404, whose amino-acid sequence is MAGANAKSLGIGTNSDQIAFMNHDIRRPRGLALEKLAATFAKARANTNESRQAGFRYSVKNRLGFKPYNREKDGRFKNFTDFRPAEWRDEQDVRRVESRVCDFCGIKGHLKRKCFKLKNLRRNAVQFVDSGAGPSSLSDLFNRLETNASDDEDDKNDSDSCWKRRGAGPSNATASGQEGR